In Halosegnis marinus, one genomic interval encodes:
- a CDS encoding 2'-5' RNA ligase family protein, with the protein MYSVNVPVPGEVVRLARGLASECLTATPRRGHSLVAKRLPDERYESMARRAREALDGTPPFAARVTEVDLFRQPPTGKAPVAYLAVESPELLRVHEALCEVFDPVPGFEGDEYDPHVTICRGGDAADLLGRGIEPFEWTVERLAFWHPGRELEVESVSLPA; encoded by the coding sequence GTGTACAGCGTGAACGTCCCCGTCCCCGGGGAGGTGGTCCGGCTCGCCCGCGGCCTCGCGAGCGAGTGTCTCACCGCCACCCCCCGCCGGGGCCACAGCCTCGTCGCCAAGCGCCTCCCCGACGAGCGCTACGAGTCGATGGCCCGGCGCGCCCGCGAGGCCCTCGACGGAACGCCCCCCTTCGCCGCGCGCGTGACCGAGGTGGACCTGTTCCGACAGCCGCCGACGGGCAAGGCCCCCGTCGCCTACCTCGCCGTCGAGTCGCCGGAACTCCTGCGCGTCCACGAGGCCCTCTGTGAGGTGTTCGACCCCGTCCCCGGCTTCGAGGGCGACGAGTACGACCCGCACGTGACTATCTGCCGCGGCGGCGACGCCGCCGACCTGCTCGGACGGGGGATAGAGCCGTTCGAGTGGACGGTCGAGCGGCTGGCGTTCTGGCATCCCGGCCGGGAACTCGAAGTGGAGTCGGTCTCCCTGCCGGCGTGA
- a CDS encoding metallophosphoesterase, with protein sequence MIVVLSDTHGREGHRLAGRTREAVREAALVCHCGDFVTPAVLDAFERTTADAGADFAAVYGNNDTPEVRDRTADTRVVDHGGLRLALAHGHEHTDTSLALFGRQANADLVCVGHSHDPGFGRLGSVPVLNPGSHAEPRFHRAAHAELVPSAKVLDGRLVSPEGDVFERFELEL encoded by the coding sequence ATGATCGTCGTCCTCTCCGACACGCACGGCCGCGAGGGGCACCGTCTCGCCGGCCGGACCCGCGAGGCGGTCCGCGAGGCCGCGTTGGTCTGCCACTGCGGCGACTTCGTCACCCCCGCCGTGCTCGACGCCTTCGAACGCACGACAGCCGACGCCGGGGCCGACTTCGCCGCCGTCTACGGGAACAACGACACGCCCGAGGTTCGCGACCGGACCGCCGACACGCGCGTCGTGGACCACGGCGGCCTCCGCCTCGCGCTCGCGCACGGCCACGAACACACGGACACGTCGCTGGCGCTGTTCGGCCGGCAGGCGAACGCGGACCTCGTCTGTGTCGGCCACAGTCACGACCCCGGCTTCGGCCGGCTCGGGTCGGTGCCCGTCCTCAACCCGGGGAGCCACGCGGAGCCGCGCTTCCACCGCGCGGCCCACGCGGAACTCGTCCCGTCGGCGAAGGTGCTCGACGGCAGGCTCGTCTCGCCGGAGGGGGACGTGTTCGAGCGGTTCGAACTGGAGCTGTGA
- a CDS encoding threonine aldolase family protein translates to MTDFRSDTVTRPSEAMRDAARDAEVGDDVYAEDPTVNELEARAADVVGTEDALYVPSGTMGNQIAIRTHTEPGDELLCERESHVYKWELGGIAQHSGVQARTIDGDERGVITAAQVREEYVAADGHRPGTSLLCLENTHNSKGGTAIAPEDVTAAAEAARERGVAVHLDGARLFNAAAALDVPASDLVAPVDTVMFCLSKGLGAPVGSVLAGPAEFIERAHRARKLFGGGMRQAGVIAAPGLLALGNRTRLEEDHANARLLAEGLSGVEGLSVHDPETNIVLADTERPASEFLAALEDEGVRASEFGEHQVRFCTHWDVDGSDVEAAVTAAERAS, encoded by the coding sequence ATGACCGATTTCCGCTCGGACACCGTCACCCGACCGTCGGAAGCGATGCGCGACGCCGCGCGCGACGCCGAGGTGGGCGACGACGTGTACGCCGAGGACCCGACCGTCAACGAACTGGAGGCCCGCGCCGCCGACGTCGTCGGCACGGAGGACGCGCTGTACGTCCCCTCCGGGACGATGGGGAACCAGATCGCCATCCGCACCCACACGGAGCCGGGCGACGAACTGCTCTGCGAGCGCGAGAGCCACGTGTACAAGTGGGAACTCGGCGGCATCGCCCAGCACTCCGGCGTGCAAGCACGGACGATAGACGGCGACGAGCGCGGCGTGATTACGGCCGCGCAGGTCCGCGAGGAGTACGTCGCCGCGGACGGTCATCGCCCGGGGACGAGCCTGCTGTGTCTGGAGAACACCCACAACAGCAAGGGCGGGACGGCCATCGCGCCCGAGGACGTCACCGCGGCGGCGGAGGCGGCCCGCGAGCGCGGCGTCGCCGTCCACCTCGACGGCGCGCGGCTGTTCAACGCCGCGGCGGCGCTCGACGTCCCCGCGAGCGACCTCGTCGCCCCGGTGGACACCGTCATGTTCTGCCTCTCGAAGGGGCTGGGCGCGCCCGTCGGCTCCGTGCTGGCCGGCCCCGCCGAGTTCATCGAGCGCGCACACCGCGCGCGGAAGCTGTTCGGCGGCGGGATGCGGCAGGCGGGGGTGATAGCCGCCCCCGGCCTCCTCGCGCTCGGGAACCGGACGCGGCTGGAGGAGGACCACGCGAACGCACGCCTGCTCGCGGAGGGGCTGTCGGGCGTCGAGGGGCTCTCGGTCCACGACCCGGAGACGAACATCGTGCTGGCCGACACCGAGCGGCCGGCGAGCGAGTTCCTCGCGGCACTGGAGGACGAGGGCGTCCGCGCCTCGGAGTTCGGGGAGCACCAGGTGCGCTTCTGTACGCACTGGGACGTGGACGGGTCGGACGTCGAGGCGGCCGTGACGGCCGCGGAGCGCGCGAGCTAG
- a CDS encoding argininosuccinate synthase: MTEKVALAFSGGLDTTVCVPLLKEEYGYDEVVAVTVDVGQPEEEFAEAEETAEALGLEMHVVDAKAEFASLCLDAVRANATYQSYPLGTALARPVIASAILSVAEEAGCTGIAHGCTGKGNDQLRFEAVWRDSDLEVIAPVRELGLTREWEKQYAAERDLPVEGGSGGDWSIDTNLWSRSVEGKELEEPSYVPGEEIYEWTSAPTGETEEITLTFEEGYPVALNGEELGAVELIGELNDLAGSYGVGRTDAMEDRMLGLKVRENYEHPAATTLLSAHKGLEDLVLTKEERSFKTQVDNEWAEKGYQGLVDGPLVKALDAFIATTNERVTGTVTVRFEGGQARVVGRESPYAVYSAEAASFNTEDVTGGIEQADATGVAKYHGFQERLANRTIEAANVAAGKTAADGGEPSKPTLDGESPLSGTDIDETVSELEE, from the coding sequence ATGACGGAGAAAGTCGCGCTCGCCTTCTCGGGCGGGCTCGATACGACGGTCTGCGTACCGCTGCTGAAAGAGGAGTACGGCTACGACGAGGTCGTGGCCGTGACGGTCGACGTCGGCCAGCCCGAAGAGGAGTTCGCCGAGGCCGAGGAGACGGCCGAGGCGCTCGGGCTGGAGATGCACGTCGTGGACGCGAAGGCGGAGTTCGCCTCGCTGTGTCTCGACGCCGTGCGCGCGAACGCGACGTATCAGAGCTACCCGCTCGGGACGGCGCTGGCGCGCCCGGTCATCGCGTCGGCCATCCTGAGCGTCGCCGAGGAGGCCGGCTGTACCGGCATCGCCCACGGCTGTACCGGGAAGGGGAACGACCAACTGCGCTTCGAGGCCGTCTGGCGCGACTCCGACCTCGAGGTCATCGCGCCGGTGCGCGAACTCGGCCTCACGCGCGAGTGGGAGAAGCAGTACGCCGCCGAGCGCGACCTGCCCGTGGAGGGCGGGTCGGGCGGCGACTGGTCCATCGACACGAACCTCTGGTCGCGCTCCGTCGAGGGGAAGGAACTGGAGGAGCCGTCGTACGTCCCCGGCGAGGAGATATACGAGTGGACGAGCGCGCCGACGGGCGAGACGGAGGAGATAACCCTGACGTTCGAGGAGGGGTACCCCGTCGCGCTGAACGGCGAAGAACTCGGCGCCGTGGAACTCATCGGGGAGCTGAACGACCTCGCCGGGAGCTACGGCGTGGGGCGCACGGACGCGATGGAGGACCGCATGCTCGGGCTGAAGGTGCGCGAGAACTACGAGCACCCGGCCGCCACGACCCTCCTGAGCGCCCACAAGGGGCTCGAGGACCTCGTGCTCACGAAGGAGGAGCGGTCGTTCAAGACGCAGGTGGACAACGAGTGGGCGGAGAAGGGGTATCAGGGCCTCGTTGACGGCCCGCTCGTGAAGGCGCTCGACGCCTTCATCGCGACGACGAACGAGCGCGTCACCGGCACCGTCACGGTCCGCTTCGAGGGCGGGCAGGCGCGCGTCGTCGGACGCGAGTCGCCGTACGCCGTCTACTCGGCGGAGGCCGCCTCGTTCAACACCGAGGACGTGACCGGCGGCATCGAGCAGGCCGACGCGACGGGCGTCGCCAAGTACCACGGCTTCCAGGAGCGCCTCGCCAACAGGACCATCGAGGCCGCGAACGTCGCCGCGGGGAAGACGGCCGCCGACGGCGGTGAGCCCTCAAAGCCGACGCTCGACGGCGAGTCGCCGCTGTCCGGGACCGACATCGACGAGACGGTTAGCGAGCTAGAGGAATGA
- the argH gene encoding argininosuccinate lyase has protein sequence MSDDERSGDVVRRERFSGGPARGFLSSLDADERIFRADLQVDRAHVVMLAEQGIVGDDEAGEILAALGEVEAAGHGALPDGEDVHAAIETAVIDRIGPVGGKMHTARSRNDEVATCLRHRLRADALALAGTVVGVRETLCAVAESHTTTVMPGFTHLQPAQPTTVAHYLLSYESALARDTERLLAAYDRTNRSPLGAAAFAGTTFDVDRERVADLLGFDGVVENSMDASSARDFLTETAAAAAALATTLSGLAEDLVVFANKGYVDLDDDYASTSSIMPQKKNPDTLELVRAVAGDASAGLNGVLTTLKGLPRAYNRDLQRAHGHAFDAVDAVADATEVAGGAVATADWNGAALADAAGEGFSTATGVADLLAAGGMPFRTAHEIVAGAAERLDGGDELAAVEAAAEDAGVDLDAYVEHAALEAALDPAESVAARDSHGGPAPAAVEGALDRAAGDIAEAETAVGARREALADAESALETEVDAYV, from the coding sequence ATGAGCGACGACGAGAGGTCCGGGGACGTGGTGCGCCGGGAGCGGTTCAGCGGCGGCCCCGCCCGCGGGTTCCTCTCGTCGCTCGACGCCGACGAGCGCATCTTCCGCGCGGACCTGCAGGTCGACCGCGCGCACGTCGTGATGCTCGCGGAACAGGGCATCGTCGGCGACGACGAGGCCGGCGAGATACTCGCAGCGCTGGGCGAGGTGGAGGCCGCCGGCCACGGCGCGCTCCCCGACGGCGAGGACGTCCACGCCGCCATCGAGACGGCCGTCATCGACCGTATCGGTCCCGTCGGCGGGAAGATGCACACCGCGCGCTCGCGCAACGACGAGGTGGCGACCTGTCTGCGCCACCGCCTGCGCGCCGACGCGCTCGCGCTCGCGGGGACGGTCGTCGGCGTCCGCGAGACGCTGTGTGCCGTCGCGGAGTCGCACACGACGACGGTGATGCCCGGCTTCACCCACCTCCAGCCGGCACAGCCGACGACGGTGGCGCACTACCTGCTGTCGTACGAGTCGGCGCTGGCCCGCGACACGGAGCGCCTGCTCGCGGCGTACGACCGGACGAACCGCTCGCCGCTGGGCGCGGCGGCGTTCGCCGGGACGACGTTCGACGTGGACCGCGAGCGCGTCGCCGACCTGCTCGGCTTCGACGGGGTCGTCGAGAACTCGATGGACGCCTCCTCGGCCCGCGACTTCCTGACGGAGACGGCCGCGGCGGCCGCGGCGCTCGCGACGACGCTCTCGGGGCTGGCCGAGGACCTCGTCGTCTTCGCCAACAAGGGGTACGTGGACCTGGACGACGACTACGCCTCCACCTCCTCCATCATGCCCCAGAAGAAGAACCCGGACACGCTCGAACTCGTCCGCGCGGTCGCGGGCGATGCGAGCGCGGGCCTGAACGGCGTCCTGACGACGCTGAAGGGGCTACCGCGCGCGTACAACCGCGACCTCCAGCGCGCCCACGGCCACGCGTTCGACGCCGTGGACGCCGTGGCCGACGCGACGGAGGTGGCGGGCGGCGCGGTCGCCACCGCCGACTGGAACGGGGCGGCGCTGGCCGACGCCGCGGGCGAGGGCTTCTCGACGGCGACGGGCGTCGCGGACCTGCTCGCCGCGGGCGGGATGCCGTTCCGGACGGCCCACGAGATCGTGGCCGGTGCGGCGGAGCGCCTCGACGGGGGCGACGAACTCGCCGCCGTGGAGGCCGCGGCCGAGGACGCCGGGGTGGACCTCGACGCGTACGTCGAGCACGCGGCCCTGGAAGCGGCGCTCGACCCCGCGGAGAGCGTCGCGGCCCGCGACTCGCACGGCGGGCCCGCGCCCGCCGCCGTCGAGGGCGCGCTCGACCGCGCCGCGGGCGACATCGCGGAGGCGGAGACGGCGGTCGGGGCGCGCCGCGAGGCGCTCGCCGACGCCGAATCGGCGCTGGAAACCGAGGTGGACGCGTATGTGTGA
- a CDS encoding ArsR/SmtB family transcription factor, whose amino-acid sequence MSLLPSTPDVSADGDPRVVGVDSEDADELLAALSSKTARRILAALHDEPAPPSRIADSVDSSLQNVQYHLSNLDDAGVVEVVGTAYSEKGREMDVYAPADQPLVIVAAEEEQASGLRAALSRFLGGVAALVVGSAAVQQLYGGGVLPSMGSGAPIEQGGDAGGAPVTDTAAEETATAAPTTTPTATDGGIGIAEVTDTATATATRAATETPEPTRTAVETVATGGDAVGTLPPGALFFLGGFVVLVAAVALSVR is encoded by the coding sequence GTGAGTCTCCTGCCCTCCACGCCGGACGTCTCAGCCGACGGCGACCCGCGGGTCGTCGGCGTCGACAGCGAGGACGCCGACGAACTCCTCGCCGCGCTCTCCTCGAAGACGGCGCGGCGCATCCTGGCGGCGCTCCACGACGAGCCCGCGCCGCCCTCGCGTATCGCCGACAGCGTGGACAGTTCCCTCCAGAACGTCCAGTACCACCTGTCGAACCTCGACGACGCGGGGGTCGTGGAGGTCGTCGGCACCGCCTACTCGGAGAAGGGCCGGGAGATGGACGTGTACGCGCCGGCCGACCAGCCGCTCGTCATCGTCGCCGCCGAGGAGGAGCAGGCGTCGGGGTTGCGGGCGGCGCTGTCGCGCTTCCTCGGCGGGGTCGCCGCCCTGGTCGTCGGGAGCGCCGCGGTCCAACAGCTGTACGGCGGCGGCGTTCTGCCGTCGATGGGCTCCGGGGCGCCCATCGAGCAGGGCGGCGACGCGGGCGGCGCGCCGGTCACGGACACGGCCGCCGAGGAGACGGCCACCGCGGCCCCGACGACGACGCCCACGGCGACGGACGGCGGCATCGGCATCGCCGAGGTGACCGACACCGCCACGGCGACGGCGACGCGGGCGGCGACCGAGACGCCGGAGCCGACCCGGACGGCGGTCGAGACGGTCGCGACCGGCGGCGACGCCGTCGGAACGCTCCCGCCGGGCGCGCTGTTCTTCCTCGGCGGGTTCGTCGTCCTCGTCGCGGCCGTCGCGCTGTCCGTTAGGTGA
- the lysW gene encoding lysine biosynthesis protein LysW, producing MAECIECGADVSLHDDLEVGEIVDCATCGAELEVLATDPVELDAAPELEEDWGE from the coding sequence ATGGCAGAATGCATCGAGTGCGGGGCCGACGTGTCCCTGCACGACGACCTGGAAGTCGGAGAGATCGTGGACTGTGCCACCTGTGGCGCGGAACTGGAAGTGCTCGCGACCGACCCCGTCGAGCTCGACGCCGCGCCCGAACTGGAGGAGGACTGGGGCGAGTAA
- the lysX gene encoding lysine biosynthesis protein LysX, whose product MRIGMLYSRIRRDEKLLLSELRERGHEVTKIDVRKQRFGLGEPPADFADLDLVVDRCLATSRSRYVTRFAAHYDVPVVNHPETAAVCADKARNSLVLAEAGVPTPATEVAFTKEAAMEAIEGFGYPCVLKPVVGSWGRLMAKIDSRNAAEAILEHKETLGHYEHKVFYVQEFVEKPGRDIRVLATDGEPVAAMARSSDHWLTNAAKGAETEHIEVDDEMRDLVETASDAVGGGLLGVDLMETGDSYTVHEVNHTVEFKALNEVAEVDVPATVVDWLEARAERGVREAVV is encoded by the coding sequence ATGCGAATCGGAATGCTCTACTCGCGCATCCGCCGGGACGAGAAGCTCCTGCTCTCGGAGCTGCGCGAGCGCGGTCACGAGGTGACGAAGATCGACGTACGGAAACAGCGGTTCGGCCTCGGGGAGCCGCCGGCGGACTTCGCGGACCTCGACCTCGTCGTGGACCGCTGTCTCGCGACCTCGCGGTCGCGGTACGTGACCCGGTTCGCGGCCCACTACGACGTGCCGGTGGTCAACCACCCGGAGACGGCGGCGGTGTGTGCCGACAAGGCGCGCAACAGCCTCGTCCTCGCGGAGGCGGGCGTCCCCACCCCCGCGACGGAGGTGGCGTTCACGAAGGAGGCGGCGATGGAGGCCATCGAGGGGTTCGGCTACCCCTGCGTGCTCAAGCCCGTCGTCGGCTCGTGGGGCCGGCTGATGGCGAAGATAGACTCCCGCAACGCGGCCGAGGCCATCCTCGAACACAAGGAGACGCTCGGCCACTACGAGCACAAGGTGTTCTACGTCCAGGAGTTCGTCGAGAAGCCGGGTCGGGACATCCGCGTTCTCGCCACGGACGGCGAACCCGTCGCGGCGATGGCCCGCTCGTCGGACCACTGGCTCACGAACGCCGCGAAGGGCGCGGAGACGGAGCACATCGAGGTGGACGACGAGATGCGCGACCTGGTCGAGACGGCGAGCGACGCCGTCGGCGGCGGCCTCCTCGGCGTCGACCTGATGGAGACGGGCGACTCCTACACCGTCCACGAGGTGAACCACACGGTCGAGTTCAAGGCGCTGAACGAGGTCGCCGAGGTCGACGTGCCCGCGACGGTCGTCGACTGGCTGGAGGCGCGCGCCGAGCGCGGCGTCCGGGAGGCCGTCGTATGA
- a CDS encoding ATP-dependent DNA helicase — MAETASFLRYFPYEEPYEHQREAMGRISDALADGRDVLFEGACGTGKTLASLVPALEYAEREDKTVVITTNVHQQTRQFIEEARAITDQQPLRTVVFRGKGSMCHIDVGYEECQALRDTTRQLVEQESELAELEEREAELLDAAQDGNERAAEARSSVMDELESVEEGVEALREESNVCERFYANLTEDTDDFYAWLNDDVRTPDDVYEYAERAGYCGYELLKEGMEGVDLVICNYHHLLDPMIREQFFRWVGRDPEDVVAVFDEAHNIEEAARDHASRELTETTLTGALEELEDVDDYRVEAAERVVGAYRTALERTYDGALSIGAREAVGDDWEDLAIENEEGRDDLTLAFLDAYEGPGFRADLEEALNLGATLDRRYQEQYKDGETTTRKECRVLQAAGFIDEWIDGSDAAAAYPVVSVRRDDAGVYGRAELYACLPRSVTEPLFAELHASVLMSATLRPFDVLSDVLGVGGDDEPLTMAYGEQFPESRRRTYAVDIPALFASTRDDPGTQETVTEMLSDAVEFTPGNTLVFFPSYAEAERYYHRVEGSATPYLDRPGVRAQELKEEFVADDDGVLFTSLWGTLAEGVSYDGDDARTVVVVGVPYPHLDDRTEAVQRAYATAFGGDEDAGWQYAVEVPTVRKTRQALGRVVRSPEDFGVRILLDERYTQRNARELGDYSVFGSFPEEERAEHIDIDPGKLKYAMLNFYADMDAWDGDPPTP, encoded by the coding sequence GTGGCAGAGACGGCGTCGTTCCTCCGCTACTTCCCGTACGAGGAACCCTACGAGCACCAGCGCGAGGCGATGGGGCGCATCAGCGACGCGCTCGCCGACGGCCGGGACGTGCTGTTCGAGGGAGCCTGCGGCACCGGGAAGACGCTCGCGTCGCTCGTCCCCGCGCTGGAGTACGCCGAGCGCGAGGACAAGACGGTCGTCATCACGACGAACGTCCACCAGCAGACGCGCCAGTTCATCGAGGAGGCGCGCGCCATCACCGACCAGCAACCCCTCCGGACCGTCGTCTTCCGCGGGAAGGGGTCGATGTGTCACATCGACGTGGGCTACGAGGAGTGTCAGGCGCTCCGCGACACGACGCGCCAGCTGGTCGAACAGGAGTCGGAGCTCGCTGAACTGGAGGAGCGCGAGGCCGAACTGCTGGACGCGGCGCAGGACGGCAACGAGCGGGCCGCGGAGGCGCGCTCGTCGGTGATGGACGAACTGGAGTCGGTCGAGGAGGGCGTCGAGGCGCTGCGCGAGGAGTCGAACGTCTGCGAGCGCTTCTACGCGAACCTCACCGAGGACACAGACGACTTCTACGCGTGGCTCAACGACGACGTGCGGACGCCCGACGACGTGTACGAGTACGCCGAGCGCGCGGGCTACTGCGGCTACGAGCTGCTGAAGGAGGGGATGGAGGGGGTGGACCTGGTCATCTGTAACTACCACCACCTGCTCGACCCGATGATACGCGAGCAGTTCTTCCGGTGGGTTGGCCGCGACCCCGAGGACGTGGTCGCCGTCTTCGACGAGGCGCACAACATCGAGGAGGCCGCCCGCGACCACGCCAGCCGGGAGCTCACGGAGACGACGCTGACGGGCGCGCTGGAGGAGCTGGAGGACGTGGACGACTACCGCGTCGAGGCGGCGGAACGGGTCGTCGGCGCGTACCGGACGGCGCTCGAACGCACCTACGACGGCGCGCTGTCCATCGGGGCGCGCGAGGCCGTCGGCGACGACTGGGAGGACCTCGCCATCGAGAACGAGGAGGGGCGCGACGACCTGACGCTCGCCTTCCTCGACGCCTACGAGGGGCCGGGTTTCCGCGCGGACCTGGAGGAGGCGCTGAACCTCGGCGCGACGCTCGACCGCCGCTACCAGGAGCAGTACAAGGACGGCGAGACGACGACGCGCAAGGAGTGTCGCGTCCTGCAGGCGGCGGGCTTCATCGACGAGTGGATAGACGGCTCCGACGCCGCGGCGGCGTACCCCGTCGTCTCCGTGCGCCGCGACGACGCGGGCGTGTACGGCCGCGCGGAACTGTACGCGTGTCTCCCGCGCTCCGTGACCGAGCCGCTGTTCGCGGAGCTGCACGCCTCCGTGCTCATGTCCGCGACCCTCCGGCCGTTCGACGTACTGTCGGACGTGCTCGGCGTCGGCGGCGACGACGAGCCGCTGACGATGGCGTACGGCGAGCAGTTCCCCGAGTCGCGCCGGCGAACGTACGCCGTCGATATCCCGGCGCTGTTCGCCAGCACCCGCGACGACCCCGGCACGCAGGAGACGGTGACGGAGATGCTGTCGGACGCCGTCGAGTTCACCCCCGGCAACACGCTCGTCTTCTTCCCCTCCTACGCGGAGGCGGAGCGGTACTACCACCGCGTCGAGGGGTCGGCGACGCCGTACCTCGACCGGCCGGGCGTCCGGGCACAGGAGCTGAAGGAGGAGTTCGTCGCGGACGACGACGGCGTGCTGTTCACCTCGCTGTGGGGTACCCTCGCCGAGGGGGTGAGCTACGACGGCGACGACGCGCGCACCGTCGTCGTCGTTGGCGTTCCGTATCCCCATCTGGACGACCGCACGGAGGCGGTCCAGCGCGCCTACGCCACCGCGTTCGGCGGCGACGAGGACGCCGGGTGGCAGTACGCCGTCGAGGTTCCCACCGTGCGGAAGACCCGGCAGGCGCTCGGGCGCGTGGTCCGGTCGCCGGAGGACTTCGGCGTTCGAATCCTCCTCGACGAGCGGTACACGCAGCGTAACGCGCGCGAACTCGGGGACTACTCCGTGTTCGGGTCGTTCCCGGAGGAGGAGCGGGCCGAGCACATCGACATCGACCCCGGGAAGCTGAAGTACGCGATGTTGAACTTCTACGCCGACATGGACGCGTGGGACGGCGACCCGCCGACGCCGTAG
- a CDS encoding cation diffusion facilitator family transporter: protein MASSKSVVLAALVANGAIAVLKFGGYLLTGSPAMLSETYHSVSDTGNQVFLLIGIRYGGKSATREHPFGYGKAQFFYSFLVSVLLFGIAGWESLKHGYHAITHPEPVNTGLVALPVPLPAVGPEIPSVWVNYTVLLGAIAFETYAFKKAYDAMSKQIADHEWSGFREAFRKTADVTVLTALTEDAIALGGAGIALFGVFLSQYTGNPIYDAVSAALIGVMLMGFAVALAWENKRLLLGESLPASEERDLRAIVTNHEGVVGIDDFRTVYFGPKQVLVTTDVSFDPAFDTVEMDDTISAIEAELLDAEPDISKIYIEPER, encoded by the coding sequence ATGGCAAGCAGCAAGTCGGTGGTGCTCGCGGCGCTCGTCGCCAACGGGGCCATCGCGGTGCTGAAGTTCGGCGGCTATCTCCTCACGGGCTCGCCGGCGATGCTCTCCGAGACGTACCACTCGGTCTCCGACACCGGCAATCAGGTCTTCCTCCTCATCGGCATCCGCTACGGGGGGAAGTCGGCGACCCGCGAACACCCGTTCGGCTACGGGAAGGCGCAGTTCTTCTACTCGTTTCTCGTCTCCGTGCTCCTGTTCGGCATCGCCGGGTGGGAGTCGCTGAAACACGGCTACCACGCCATCACGCACCCGGAGCCGGTGAACACGGGGCTCGTCGCGCTGCCCGTCCCCCTCCCCGCGGTGGGGCCGGAGATACCGAGCGTCTGGGTGAACTACACCGTCCTGCTCGGCGCCATCGCGTTCGAGACGTACGCGTTCAAGAAGGCGTACGACGCGATGTCGAAGCAGATAGCCGACCACGAGTGGTCCGGCTTCCGCGAGGCGTTCCGCAAGACGGCGGACGTGACCGTCCTCACGGCGCTCACCGAGGACGCCATCGCGCTCGGCGGCGCGGGCATCGCGCTGTTCGGCGTGTTCCTCTCGCAGTACACCGGCAACCCCATCTACGACGCCGTCTCCGCGGCGCTCATCGGCGTGATGCTGATGGGCTTCGCCGTCGCGCTCGCGTGGGAGAACAAGCGGCTCCTCTTAGGCGAGTCGCTGCCCGCGTCCGAGGAGCGCGACCTCCGGGCCATCGTCACGAACCACGAGGGCGTCGTCGGCATCGACGACTTCCGGACGGTCTACTTCGGGCCGAAGCAGGTGCTCGTCACCACGGACGTGTCGTTCGACCCCGCGTTCGACACCGTGGAGATGGACGACACCATCTCGGCCATCGAGGCGGAGCTGCTGGACGCGGAGCCGGACATCTCGAAGATATACATCGAGCCGGAGCGGTAG
- a CDS encoding DUF7554 family protein: MVEADDLLKLVLVLVVIWIGLEVLDAVVDLALGAFDSIIGLVLVILIILFLLDRI; encoded by the coding sequence ATGGTAGAAGCCGACGACCTGCTGAAGCTCGTGCTCGTGCTCGTGGTCATCTGGATCGGGCTGGAGGTGCTCGACGCGGTCGTCGACCTCGCGCTCGGGGCGTTCGACTCCATCATCGGGCTGGTGCTCGTGATACTCATCATCCTGTTCCTCCTCGACAGGATTTAG